One segment of Erigeron canadensis isolate Cc75 chromosome 2, C_canadensis_v1, whole genome shotgun sequence DNA contains the following:
- the LOC122589100 gene encoding NAC domain-containing protein 92-like, whose protein sequence is MEHPFDQEEQMDLPPGFRFHPTDEELISYYLYPKVSDINFVARAIGEVDLNKVEPWELPWRAKLGEQEWFFFCVRDRKYPTGSRTNRATTAGYWKATGKDKEIYKEKSLVGMKKTLVFYKGRAPKGEKTNWVMHEYRLDGKFSSNNLPKSAKGEWVISRVFHKSSGGKKIPISGLSRIRNGNDYDTNFGSAGMPPLMEISSVDGGSKTETSHVTCFSESMEEQKPNNEEMMGSWTSGTSLMASRGDNVYPMVQNMENFQYQDSTWMQDPSILRILLDGNNESNMRQNPKTELVDHQDYGIGMNMGSQVDLDCLWNY, encoded by the exons atggAACACCCTTTTGATCAAGAAGAACAAATGGACCTCCCACCGGGTTTTCGATTTCATCCGACTGATGAAGAACTCATTTCTTATTACCTTTACCCCAAAGTTTCTGACATCAATTTTGTGGCCCGAGCAATTGGTGAAGTTGATTTGAATAAAGTTGAGCCATGGGAGCTTCCAT GGAGGGCGAAACTTGGAGAGCAAGAATGGTTCTTTTTTTGTGTTCGTGATCGAAAATACCCGACCGGGTCAAGAACAAACAGAGCAACAACTGCAGGGTATTGGAAAGCAACAGGAAAAGACAAAGAAATATACAAAGAGAAATCTCTTGTGGGAATGAAGAAAACACTTGTGTTTTATAAAGGAAGAGCTCCAAAAGGTGAAAAAACGAATTGGGTTATGCATGAATATCGATTAGATGGCAAGTTTTCAAGTAATAATCTCCCAAAATCCGCTAAG GGGGAATGGGTCATTAGCAGGGTATTTCACAAGAGTTCTGGTGGGAAAAAGATTCCAATTTCGGGTTTATCAAGGATCAGAAATGGAAATGACTATGATACAAATTTCGGGTCTGCAGGTATGCCTCCATTGATGGAGATATCAAGTGTGGATGGTGGATCAAAAACCGAAACATCGCACGTAACCTGCTTCTCCGAATCAATGGAGGAACAGAAGCCGAATAATGAAGAAATGATGGGAAGTTGGACCTCGGGCACTTCTTTAATGGCGTCGAGAGGCGATAACGTTTACCCAATGGTTCAAAACATGGAAAACTTTCAGTACCAGGACTCGACATGGATGCAAGACCCGTCGATCCTTAGGATCTTGCTCGATGGCAATAACGAATCGAACATGAGGCAAAACCCGAAAACCGAATTGGTGGATCATCAGGATTATGGTATTGGTATGAATATGGGAAGTCAAGTTGATCTTGATTGCTTATGGAATTATTGA